Proteins from one Panicum virgatum strain AP13 chromosome 7K, P.virgatum_v5, whole genome shotgun sequence genomic window:
- the LOC120639728 gene encoding zinc finger protein ZAT5-like — translation MPHGIRLSPPTQPIRRRFRPLVYRHAHIASHGHMSTSPNFLHPSLVDNPLYYSIHPSLCHVYAVPLASHHILHRQQSKAKQSTAQPSAAQHTCSCSCSAIPSLLLKHHQPCSLPLPHAHSTLPAFLRSGFGAMGGGVQEEEAAGAPHTAAMVVPPVLVKGKRSKRQRVHAPPVVLSSAAPEWSSSAASAATAPAEEESGTSRSDEAASSAGCLTEEDEDMALCLMLLARGVPAAAKDDEGVVVAVAAKEARFRSRRPADGAAAGEYVYQCKTCDKCFPSFQALGGHRTSHKKPRLLPPPLALASEDTKAAAAAEPAAPSPTSLPPTPPPPAEATAADATVLAIAVTVPVAPKQEHDAGAVAVKAAAAFIAASSSSKHHPRVHECSLCGAEFGSGQALGGHMRRHRPLVPAAARDDAPRKEKSLLELDLNMPAPCDEAETSPRFAFAAERPPAALLFPASAASALVDCHY, via the coding sequence ATGCCCCATGGCATCAGACTCTCTCCCCCAACCCAACCGATCCGACGACGATTTCGGCCACTAGTTTATCGCCACGCACACATTGCCAGCCATGGGCATATGTCAACCTCCCCTAACTTTCTCCACCCTTCTCTTGTTGACAATCCACTTTATtactccatccatccatccctaTGCCATGTCTATGCGGTGCCATTAGCATCACATCATATCCTTCACAGgcagcaaagcaaagcaaagcaaagcacAGCCCAGCCCAGCGCAGCACAGCACacttgcagctgcagctgcagcgccatcccttcccttctcctcaaGCATCACCAACCTTGCTCCCTCCCACTTCCACACGCGCACTCCACCTTGCCTGCCTTCCTCCGATCGGGGTTCGgggccatgggcggcggcgtccaggaggaggaggccgccggcgcgccgcatACTGCCGCCATGGTGGTGCCGCCGGTGCTCGTCAAGGGGAAGCGCAGCAAGAGGCAGCGCGTGCACGCGCCGCCGGTGGTGCTGTCGTCCGCGGCGCCCGAGTGGTCGTCGTCCGCGGCGTCGGCCGCCACGGCGCCCGCGGAGGAGGAGTCCGGGACGTCGCGGTCGGACGAGGCCGCGTCCAGCGCCGGGTGCCTcaccgaggaggacgaggacatGGCGCTCTGCCTCATGCTCCTCGCGCGCGGCgtcccggcggcggccaaggatGACGAGGGCGTggtggtcgccgtcgccgccaaggAGGCCAGGTTCAGGAGCCGCCGCCcggccgacggcgccgccgccggcgagtacGTGTACCAGTGCAAGACGTGCGACAAGTGCTTCCCGTCCTTCCAGGCGCTCGGCGGCCACCGCACCAGCCACAAGAAGCCCCGCctgcttccgccgccgctggcgctggcATCCGAGGATACCAAGGCGGCCGCTGCAGCCGAGCCAGCCGCCCCGTCTCCGACGTCGCTCCCGCCGACGCCTCCACCCCCGGCGGaagccaccgccgccgatgCAACAGTGCTCGCGATCGCGGTCACGGTCCCCGTGGCGCCGAAGCAGGAGCACGACgcgggcgccgtcgccgtcaagGCCGCCGCGGCCTTCATCGCCGCGAGCAGCAGCTCCAAGCACCACCCGCGGGTGCACGAGTGCTCCCTATGCGGCGCCGAGTTCGGGTCGGGGCAGGCACTGGGCGGCCACATGCGGCGGCACCGCCCGctcgtgccggcggcggcgcgggacgacgcgccgaggaaggagaagagccTCCTGGAGCTGGACCTCAACATGCCCGCGCCCTGCGACGAGGCGGAGACGTCGCCGCGGTTCGCTTTCGCCGCTGAGAGGCCACCGGCGGCCCTCCTCTTCCCGGCATCCGCGGCGTCGGCCCTGGTAGACTGCCATTACTAG
- the LOC120639729 gene encoding uncharacterized protein LOC120639729 has protein sequence MRRTAAAAAAANGRPSSPPPSSPPPQLLLPHLHTFAFMAATTSTPSSSPSPSPSPSPSPSPWPPAPHLQTVAQHLSTLEVFCHQAEQSKDRVTNKDPILSDWILLCDGLCYCHLLIFIKVVCQVNVIFRLQHTWVICSAKCMEMQLLLSACTSPK, from the exons ATGCGacgaacggccgccgccgccgccgcggcgaacgGCCGACCTTCTTCCCCACCTCCATCGTCCCCTCCTCCACAGCTGTTGCTTCCACATCTCCACACCTTTGCCTTCATGGCCGCCACTACTTCCACGCCGTCGTcgtctccgtctccgtctccgtctccgtctccgtctccgtctccgtGGCCACCGGCACCTCACCTCCAAACTGTGGCTCAGCATCTATCT ACACTGGAG GTTTTCTGCCACCAAGCTGAACAAAGCAAGGATAGGGTTACCAATAAAGATCCTATTCTTTCTGATTGGATTTTATTGTGCGACGGCCTTTGCTACTGTCATCTCCTTATATTCATAAAAGTTGTATGTCAGGTTAATGTCATTTTCAGGCTTCAACATACTTGGGTAATCTGCTCAGCAAAATGTATG GAAATGCAGCTACTTTTATCAGCATGCACAAGTCCAAAATAG